Sequence from the Maribellus comscasis genome:
ATTAGAAAAAACAGGGCAAATCGATCTTTCAGAAGAACATACTTCTGAACAAATGGTAAAAGTCGGAAATTATGTTTTTGTCTCCAGCTGGTCGTACGACAATAAAGTTCTGGTTATAGATTCCGAAAAAGATGAGTTGATTGCCAAAATAGAGGTGCCGCTTCAGCCCAAAGATTTAAAAGTGGATAAGAACGGAAAATTATGGATTTTTTCTGATGGCGGTTTTGAGGGCTCATCGGCAGGAAATGAGCAACCTGCCTTAACAAGGGTTGATCCGGAGACTTTTACAGTTGAAAAAATTCTCCGTTTTGAAGACGACTCTAATCCTTACGATTTGGAACTGAATAACACCAAAGACACATTATATTTTATAAACCAGGGAGTTTGTAAAATGGCTGTTGAAAGTAAAACATTGCCCGATTCCACTTTTATTCCAGGTGCAGGCAAACTTTTCTACAGCCTGGGACTCAACCCGAATAATAACGAGATTTATGTTTCCGACGCAATAGATTATACACAGGATGCAATGGTTTACCGGTATTTATCCTCAGGAGTTTTAACCGACTCTTTTAAGGTAGGGATAAATCCGTCTGATTTTTTGTTCAGGTGAATCAGGCTTTGGAAACTTTAGTCTATTTTTAGAAAGAATGGGTTCTCTTCGGAGATGAAAAGGGAATCCGGTGCCTTGTCGAGATGTCCGGCAAGAATTCCGGAGCTGTACCCGCAGCTGTAAGTCTTTCATGTTGGTAGCAACCCTCGCCACTGTTCCGTATTATCGGGATGGGAAGGCAGCTATCAATTGAGACAAGCCAGAAGACCTGCCATTTAAAACAATATTAAAAGCTTTCGGGACTAAAAGCTTGAGGTAGTTTACCTTATAATTTTCCCATGGGTTTTAGTATTGTAAAATGATTTGTTGAACTAAAAAATTTTACAATGAAAAAATTTTACTTCTTTGTAGGGCTTTGGGTTGCCCTGTTTTCTGTAAATGCCCAGCAGGTAGCAACTTTCGACGATGTGGTTTTGGAGTCCGATTCCTATTGGAATGGAGCAGATGGTTCCGGAGAAATTAACAGTGGCGGCTTTATGTTTCCCAACGATTATGATGCTGACTGGGGAAGCTGGTCGGGCTTTTCTGTTTCAAACATGAAAGATTCTGTAACAGCGGGTTGGGGAAATCAGTATAGCGCAATAACTGCTTCAGGCCATCAATCTGAGAATTATGCTGTTGTTTATGCTTCGGGAGGATTGGAAATAATTTTTGAAAATCCTCTTCAACTGACCGGTTTTTACGTGACCAATTCAACCTACGCGTATCTTTCAATGAAGGAAGGAGATGCCTATTCCAAAAAATTTGGAGGAGAGGATGGTAAAGATCCCGATTATTTTAAGTTAACGGTTTCCGCGACTGACATTTTTGGAAATGAAACAGCCGTTGATTTTTATCTTGCTGATTTTACATCTGATGATTCAGCGAACGATTATATTCTAAAAACCTGGGAATGGCTCGATTTGAGTAGCTTAGGCGTAGTTACTTCTCTCTCTATCGGGTTGGAATCAAGTGATGTTAGCGACTGGGGAATGAATACACCAGCTTATTTTTGTATCGATGATTTTAACGGAAGCTCACCAGATACGCCGGAAATGCTTGCAGAAGCTGATTTTGAAAATTTGGAACTGGAGGCAGAAAGTTTTTATAACGGTGCCGACGCGACAGGGTATTTTACAAGCGGAGGGTTTACATTTCTGAATGATTACAATGCAGAGTGGGGAAGTTGGAGTGGTTTTGCAGCTTCAACTGTAACTGATAATCAAACCGAAGGATGGAGCAACCAGTACAGCGCTATACCGGGAAGTGGCGCTCTCGAAACATCAACATATGCAGTTTCATATGCTTCTATGGGCTCTGAAATCCACTTTGAAAAAACAGTTGTTTCAGGATTCTACATTACCAATTCAACTTACGCATATTTATCGATGCGAAACGGTGATGCCTATTCTAAAAAATTTGGAGGTGAAAACGGCAGTGATTCCGACTGGTTTAAAGTTGATATTTTTGGCATCTCCGAGGCAGGTGACACAACGGGTACAATAGAGTATTATCTGGCTGATTTCAGGTCAGAAAACAGCTCTGAAGATTATATTGTAAACGATTGGAAATGGCTTGATTTATCATCGCTGGGAGAAATTACAACCTTAAAATTCAATCTTTCTTCTTCCGATGTCGGTGACTGGGGAATGAATACGCCGGCCTATTTTTGTATCGACCAGTTAAATCACCAGGATTTGGCGCCTGAAATCGCATATCCGTTGGCAACAATTGCAGATGCAACTTATCCCGATAATGTTTATTACATTTCACTTGATTCTGTTTTTACGGATCCCGATAACGACGACTCAGAAATGACCATTCAGCTCGAAACTATTGACAATCAGGATTTGCTTATTGGAGCCATCGTTCAGGGTGGAACACCAGATGCACTGAAAACCTTACTTTCATTAAATATTACTGAAAACATGACGGGTTCTGCCAACATCACAATTTCGGCCACTTCAAACGGAAAAAAAGTTTACCACACTTTTGAAATGCTTGTTTCAGTTCCGGTTTCATCTGATTTTATTTCAGAAAATGAGGAAGAGATAAAAGTATATCCTAACCCTGTTGAATCAGATTTCAGTATTGAACTTCCGGCGAATGCGGAACAGGTTTTTTTATTTGATATTTCGGGAAAAATTATTTACCGGAATACTACAATTTTGAATCAAAATTTAAAGATTTCAGCTTTACAAAATTCGCCGGCCGGAATTTATTTTTTGAAAGTAAAATTAAATTCAGAATATAAAACTGAGAAAGTTGTAAAATTGTAACAATATTACGTTCTTTGAACAAAAAGCGACATAAAATACTTATTTGTTAATAATGACATAAAAAGACAGTTTTGTATTTTGTTCATTGATTTAAAAAGTGTTTATTTGCAATAAAGTTTAAAAGATCATTTATATGTTAGAAGTTGAAAAACAATCCATAGAAGTTGGTAAATATTCGATGGTTACGTTAACGTACGATTTACGAATCGACGACGAGAAGGGAGAGGTAATTGAGCAGGCAACGGAAGCGCAACCATTACAATTTTTATATGGTGCCGGAGTTATGCTGCCAAAGTTTGAGTCGCATCTTGCTGGTTTGAGTGAGGGAGAGCCATTTACAATTAAGCTGAAAAAAAATGATGCTTACGGCGAAGTAAACGAGGATGCTGTTGTGGAGTTGCCCAAGCAGGTTTTTTTAGTGGATGGTAGCTTTGACTCAGAATTGATAAAAGAGGGAAATATGGTTCCTATGATGAGTAGCAATGGCCAGCGTTTAAACGGTCTTGTGCTCGAAGTAAATGATGATACTGTTAAAATGGATTTTAACCATCCACTTGCCGGAGAAGATTTACATTTTAGCGGAAAAGTTTTGGAAGTAAGGGAAGCGTCGGAAGAAGAGCTTTCTCAGGTACTTTCAGGAGGCGGTTGCGGATGTGGAAGCGGCGGTTGCGGAACGGAAGACTCCTGCAGCACAGACCATTCTCATGGTGGATGTGGTTGTGGCTGTTAGTAAGATATTTTGATTATTAGTTCAATTTATTTAACATTAACCTCGTTTTCTTGTTGAACCAGAAAACGAGGTTTTTGTTTTAATATTCTGGAACAACTTTTTTATAACCCAAAATTGACAGGAGTTACCGGAAAAATAAACGGTTCTATATAAAAAGTGTATCCTTGGGATTTATACAAAAAGCTGTGAACAGAAGTTTTTAATTAACTTTGATAAGTGAATACATTTGGAAAAATTTTTCGGTTAACATCTTTTGGTGAGTCGCACGGAAGAGGAATTGGTGGTATAATTGACGGGTGCCCCGCGGGACTGGACCTGGATATTGATTTAATTCAGAAAGACCTTGCCCGCAGAAAACCGGGACAGTCAAAAATTACTACACAACGAAAAGAGGCTGACCAGGTTGAATTTCTTTCTGGAGTTTTTGAAGGAAAAACACAGGGAACTCCCATTGCTTTTGCCATTTGGAATAAAGACCAGCACTCAAAAGATTATAACGATTTAAAGGATGTTTATCGTCCGTCGCACGCCGATTATACTTATACAAAAAAATATGGTACGCGTGATCATCGCGGAGGAGGCCGTTCTTCTGCCCGTGAAACGATTGCCCGTGTAGTAGCTGGTGCAATTGCTAAACAAATTCTTGCAAGCCGGGGAATATCGATTCAGGCTTTTGTATCGCAGGTTGGAGAAATTCAGCTAAAAAAATCGTATACTGAAATTGATTTGTCAAAAACAGATGATAATATAGTTCGTTGTCCCGATCCTGAAACAGCAGAAAAAATGATAACAAGAATCGAGGCTGCTGCAAAAGATCGCGATACAGTTGGCGGTGTAATTACCGGTGTTGCAAAAGGTGTTCCGGCAGGGTGGGGCGAGCCTGTTTTTAACAAACTTCACGCCGACCTGGGCTTTGCTATGTTGGGAATAAATGCCGTTAAAGGTTTTGAATATGGTTCCGGCTTTGAAGGGACAAAACTCAGTGGCTCGCAGCACAACGATGTTTTTATAAAAACATCGGATGGTGTGCGAACAAAAACAAACAATTCAGGAGGAATTCAGGGAGGAATTTCAAATGGAGAAGATGTTTATTTCCGGGTTGCTTTTAAACCCATTGCAACATTGTTAAAAGAGCAAAAAACAGTTGACAAGAGCAACAATGAAATTACGATAAATCCGAAAGGAAGACATGACCCGTGTGTATTGCCACGTGCAGTACCCATTGTGGAAGCTATGGCAGCTATGGTTTTAGCAGATCATTTTTTATTGAGCAAACTTAACACTATTTAATATGCCTAGAAGAAAACGTAACAGAAGGATTCAGGTACCCCCTGTGATTAAGGGAATGTCAGTTTTTGGTGTTCGGGGAAGAAAATCAAACGAAGTTCATCTTCTTCTGGAAGAATATGAAGCGATTCGTTTACTCGATTACCAGAATCTTACGCAGGAAGAGGCGGCGGTTCATATGGACATTTCGAGGCCAACATTAACGCGTATTTATGAAGAGGCACGAAATAAAGTGGCTACTGCGTTTGTGGAAGGAAGAGACATAATTTTCAGAGGTGGTGATATTTATTTTGATAAAAACTGGTTTAAATGTAACTCCTGCCAGGCCAGTTTTAATCATTATGCCGAAGAGGGAGTTAGTTGCCCCGTTTGCAGTTCTGAAGATGTTATTTCACTAAATGAATATTATACTTCCTGAACCCAAAAAAGCGAGATGAAATTCACCGGGTATATACTCGGTGACTTGATTATATCAATATCATTTTAATATAACTGATTTTGAAATAGCATTCTCTCCGTTTTGAATAATAAGGTTGTATGCTCCCTTTGCGAAGCCGTGAAGATTTATGGATTGTCTCAGAAAATTACCAGATATGTAAAATTCTTTTTCAGAGATCTCTTGTCCTTCCATATTGGTAATATATATTTTTACTTTGGAACTTTTTAATCCACTTAATTCTATAGTAAAAACACCGTCAGTAGGGTTGGGAAAAATGTTACAATCAAAAATTACTTTTTTGAATTCTCTAACCGGTGTTGATTTCTCAATAGTTATAACCTGAACACAAATAGTGATATTTCCACACGCTTCAAGAATTGAATATGTTCTTTTAAGTACATCCGGCGTTAAAGTTGTATCCAGATGTTCATATAATAAATTGAAAATAATGGTATCTGAATTACAGATTGTTGAATAAACTCCTCCTGAATTGACAAAATCATCCAAAGTATTATATGGTGTGGGAATTTCGTTAAAATCGTTTACCATTGTATCCGGAGGACAAGTTACTGAAATTAAATTATCGTTGGCGACTATAAAAGATGCTTTACAACTATCTACATTTCCAAGGGTGTCAGATATATGCCATGTCACCTCAACAGTACCACCACAAATATCTGGTTTATAAGGGTATGTAGCTGTCATTTCAACATCGCAATATGCTAAAACTTCAGGTGTCGAATTTTCCAGCCAGGTATCGAAAACTTCCTCAACTTCGACCTGGGAATTATACGAGCAACTAGAAATAGTTGTGTCTGTAGTACAGGAAGTTATTGTGAAATTATTTTCACTAATATAAAACTTTTGTTGAAAAGTTGCTGTATTATGACAATCATCTTCTGCACGATAGATTCGGATAACCCTAGTAGTTCCTGTATTTGCCGGATCTAACAAATCAACAAAAGATGACGTTTTAAGGCCACAATTCTCAATAATTTCAATTTCGGGATAAGGCATTTCATCTATCCCTCTAATTATTGTGTCTTTAAAAGCAGGAACAAAAATTGGAGGAAAAGTATCAATGACTTGTATATACTGGAAGGCTTGAGTTGTATTTCCACAGTCATCAGTTGCAATCCAAACTCTTGTAACTGTAAATAAATTTGCATAGGAAGAATCTGAAACTGTTTCGGAGAACGATACTGTAACCTCTCCACAATTATCAGTAACCAATATGTTCTCATCAGCAGGAGGAATGTTATTTGCACAATCTACTGTTATATTGTTCGGAATTGAAGAAAATTCAGGAGGAGTATAATCATTTATTTCAATTTGCTGAGTGCAAGTAGTTGCATTGCCAGAGGTATCCCTAATTTCAAGTGTACGAGTAATAAATTCAGGGCATTGATTTCCATTAGAAACAACGTCCAAAACTTGAAATGAAGACGAATCTATTTGGATATTGTCTGAAAAAGTTCCTCCATCCTCCAAGAACCTAATGATAGAATAATTTCCCAATGTTTGATTATTGATGATGCAGTCATATTGCAAAGTTGGACAATTTAAAGTGGGAGGAACTATATCTTGGGCTTCAACTAATAATGACAGATTAAAAAATAGAATTGAAGAGGCAACAAATATTTTTTTCATAAGATGGGTGCAAAAAAGGTTAAAGTTTGGCTTTATTATGATAACATCAAATTTAGTTTTTTAAAATAATAAAACAAATACTGAATTATCATTATTTAGCAATAAAAAAACCACCGGCTCAATAGCCGGTGGCACCCAATTAAGTTGTGATAAAACCAGAGCCCTAGTATACTAGGAACATACAAGTTATGAAAATACCAGCACTTTGTCAATATTGTAAGGTGTTAATTTCCAGTATAATTCCATTTTGTTTTTAACAATAGTAACTTGACATATGCTTTTTTTAACAATATGTTAGTGCCAATGATTATTGTGCTACCTTTTTGAAATTTATACAAGATGTTAAAACAGGCTACTTTAGCTAAACCGATTTACTTTATTTTTTGAAATTTATACAACTATATTTATCAATAAAAAAGAATAGTAATATTTAATCCTTTTGCACTTAGGTTTTTGCAAATAGTAATATATTCGCAGCAAAAAAATTCTTCCAAATGAAAATTAGAAGATTATTGCGCATTTTACATCGTGATTTTGGTTATTTTATTGTAGCAATGACAGTGGTGTATGGTTTATCAGGCATATTTTTAAATCACAGGCATGATTTTAATCCTGATTACAAAATATTTATTACCGATTTTCAAATCACCGGAAATTTGAACGCCGATGCGAGCGTTGATGAAATCAAGTCGGTTTTAGAATCACTCGACAGAAAGGTGGTCTACAAAAAGCATTATCTGAACAACCAGAGAATGATAAAGATTTTTATCGAAAATGGTGAAATTGTAATTAATCCGGAAAAAGGGAAGGGTACTATGCACTATTTGCAGAAACGTCCGGTAATATTCGAAATGAATAAATTGCATAAGGCATCTATTGGAACACTCTGGAAGTGGGTAAGTGATATTATGGCAACAGTTTTAATTTTCGTAGCTGTTTCCGGCTTATTCCTATTGAAGGGGAAAAGAGGTTTTAGTCGCTGGGGATGGTGGTTAACAATTGCTGGAATTGTTGTACCTTTGTTTTTCGTAATTGTGTACATGTAAACCTTAAAATTATACGTAAATGAGAAAATTAGCACTATTTAGTTTATTTGCCCTGTTTCTTTTTAGTTGTGGAAACAGCCCGAAAAATCAGGAACAAACAACAACTGCAGCTCCGGAAGTTGAAGCAGTTGTTTATTCCGTTGATGATTTATATAAAAATGCCGCCGATGTTGTTGACAAAGAAGTGGTTGTAAAAGGAACAGTTATGCATGTTTGTCAGCACGGGGGACAACGTTGTTTCCTGATGGGAAGTAACGAAGAAATCAACATCAGAATCGAGGCCGGAGAAAAAATCGGGGCTTTCAGTCAGGAGCAAATGGGAAGCGAACTTGAAATTGTTGGCGTATTGAAAGAAGTTAAAACGGAAGCTGATGCACATAATCCGGGCGAACATGAAGCCGATTCGGAAGCAGAAGAAAATGCTGAAGTGGCACAGGCGCACAAAATTATAGCCGAGTCTCAGGATAAAGCTGAAATTGTCTATTTTATTGAAGGCGTTAAAGTAAAAGAGCTTTAAAAACAGAGCACTTAAGAATATTTAGAAAAAGCCGGTTTTTACAGCCGGCTTTTTTTATCCCCTGTCCGAAGAAAATAAACAATATGATTTGGTTAAACTCCTATACTTCTCTCAATTTCCATTTGCCTTTTCTGAACATAAAAAGGGCGATTAAAGCCAGCAGTGTTTCCGCAGCAACAATGGAAATACTGGCTCCGGTTAATCCCATTTTCATAACAATAGCCAGAAAATATGCCAATGGAATTTCAAACAGCCAGAAGCTTATCAGATTTATCCGGGTAGGTGTGTTGGTATCTCCGCTGCCGTTAAATCCTTGTACCAGAACCATTCCCAGTGCATAAAAGAGAAATCCGAAACTGATGATTCGCAATGCCATTGTTCCATTTTGAACAACAGCCGCGTCGGCTATAAACAGGCGAATAAAAAACTCGGGGAAAGCTGCAAGGAATACTCCCAAACTACCCATAAAAATCATGTTTATATAACCGGTGATCCACACCGAACGTTCAGCTCTTTCCGGTTGTTTCGCTCCCAGATTCTGGCCTACCAGTGTCGACGCTGCATTACTTAACCCCCAG
This genomic interval carries:
- the aroC gene encoding chorismate synthase; its protein translation is MNTFGKIFRLTSFGESHGRGIGGIIDGCPAGLDLDIDLIQKDLARRKPGQSKITTQRKEADQVEFLSGVFEGKTQGTPIAFAIWNKDQHSKDYNDLKDVYRPSHADYTYTKKYGTRDHRGGGRSSARETIARVVAGAIAKQILASRGISIQAFVSQVGEIQLKKSYTEIDLSKTDDNIVRCPDPETAEKMITRIEAAAKDRDTVGGVITGVAKGVPAGWGEPVFNKLHADLGFAMLGINAVKGFEYGSGFEGTKLSGSQHNDVFIKTSDGVRTKTNNSGGIQGGISNGEDVYFRVAFKPIATLLKEQKTVDKSNNEITINPKGRHDPCVLPRAVPIVEAMAAMVLADHFLLSKLNTI
- a CDS encoding PepSY-associated TM helix domain-containing protein, with protein sequence MKIRRLLRILHRDFGYFIVAMTVVYGLSGIFLNHRHDFNPDYKIFITDFQITGNLNADASVDEIKSVLESLDRKVVYKKHYLNNQRMIKIFIENGEIVINPEKGKGTMHYLQKRPVIFEMNKLHKASIGTLWKWVSDIMATVLIFVAVSGLFLLKGKRGFSRWGWWLTIAGIVVPLFFVIVYM
- a CDS encoding DUF134 domain-containing protein, translated to MPRRKRNRRIQVPPVIKGMSVFGVRGRKSNEVHLLLEEYEAIRLLDYQNLTQEEAAVHMDISRPTLTRIYEEARNKVATAFVEGRDIIFRGGDIYFDKNWFKCNSCQASFNHYAEEGVSCPVCSSEDVISLNEYYTS
- a CDS encoding T9SS type A sorting domain-containing protein is translated as MKKIFVASSILFFNLSLLVEAQDIVPPTLNCPTLQYDCIINNQTLGNYSIIRFLEDGGTFSDNIQIDSSSFQVLDVVSNGNQCPEFITRTLEIRDTSGNATTCTQQIEINDYTPPEFSSIPNNITVDCANNIPPADENILVTDNCGEVTVSFSETVSDSSYANLFTVTRVWIATDDCGNTTQAFQYIQVIDTFPPIFVPAFKDTIIRGIDEMPYPEIEIIENCGLKTSSFVDLLDPANTGTTRVIRIYRAEDDCHNTATFQQKFYISENNFTITSCTTDTTISSCSYNSQVEVEEVFDTWLENSTPEVLAYCDVEMTATYPYKPDICGGTVEVTWHISDTLGNVDSCKASFIVANDNLISVTCPPDTMVNDFNEIPTPYNTLDDFVNSGGVYSTICNSDTIIFNLLYEHLDTTLTPDVLKRTYSILEACGNITICVQVITIEKSTPVREFKKVIFDCNIFPNPTDGVFTIELSGLKSSKVKIYITNMEGQEISEKEFYISGNFLRQSINLHGFAKGAYNLIIQNGENAISKSVILK
- a CDS encoding FKBP-type peptidyl-prolyl cis-trans isomerase, which codes for MLEVEKQSIEVGKYSMVTLTYDLRIDDEKGEVIEQATEAQPLQFLYGAGVMLPKFESHLAGLSEGEPFTIKLKKNDAYGEVNEDAVVELPKQVFLVDGSFDSELIKEGNMVPMMSSNGQRLNGLVLEVNDDTVKMDFNHPLAGEDLHFSGKVLEVREASEEELSQVLSGGGCGCGSGGCGTEDSCSTDHSHGGCGCGC
- a CDS encoding DUF4465 domain-containing protein — protein: MKKFYFFVGLWVALFSVNAQQVATFDDVVLESDSYWNGADGSGEINSGGFMFPNDYDADWGSWSGFSVSNMKDSVTAGWGNQYSAITASGHQSENYAVVYASGGLEIIFENPLQLTGFYVTNSTYAYLSMKEGDAYSKKFGGEDGKDPDYFKLTVSATDIFGNETAVDFYLADFTSDDSANDYILKTWEWLDLSSLGVVTSLSIGLESSDVSDWGMNTPAYFCIDDFNGSSPDTPEMLAEADFENLELEAESFYNGADATGYFTSGGFTFLNDYNAEWGSWSGFAASTVTDNQTEGWSNQYSAIPGSGALETSTYAVSYASMGSEIHFEKTVVSGFYITNSTYAYLSMRNGDAYSKKFGGENGSDSDWFKVDIFGISEAGDTTGTIEYYLADFRSENSSEDYIVNDWKWLDLSSLGEITTLKFNLSSSDVGDWGMNTPAYFCIDQLNHQDLAPEIAYPLATIADATYPDNVYYISLDSVFTDPDNDDSEMTIQLETIDNQDLLIGAIVQGGTPDALKTLLSLNITENMTGSANITISATSNGKKVYHTFEMLVSVPVSSDFISENEEEIKVYPNPVESDFSIELPANAEQVFLFDISGKIIYRNTTILNQNLKISALQNSPAGIYFLKVKLNSEYKTEKVVKL
- a CDS encoding YncE family protein, encoding MIRKIAYIILTSILLAACTDEPVETVFFDLDTENGVFISCEGNFMYGNASLSFYNYKTKSIQNDLFYARNNVPLGDVAQSMYLNGNSLFLVANNSGKIYVIDPKTAAFKGAITGLTSPRYILFATEEKAYISDLYAHHITVFNPSTLEKTGQIDLSEEHTSEQMVKVGNYVFVSSWSYDNKVLVIDSEKDELIAKIEVPLQPKDLKVDKNGKLWIFSDGGFEGSSAGNEQPALTRVDPETFTVEKILRFEDDSNPYDLELNNTKDTLYFINQGVCKMAVESKTLPDSTFIPGAGKLFYSLGLNPNNNEIYVSDAIDYTQDAMVYRYLSSGVLTDSFKVGINPSDFLFR